The genomic DNA TTCCACCAGGGACGCACCAGCCACAGGGCTTCCCGGGTCGCGTCGTACCCGACGTCCAGCACGGGGGGGAAGGCGGCGTGTCCCGTGGCTTCCGCCGCGCGCAGACCCCGCGCGAAGTGCTCCAACTCGGAGGCGGTGGGGGCTCGGAGCGTCCGCCAGAGGGTGAGGCGTCCGGGGCCTTCTCCCGAGATGGGTTCCACTTGACACTCCGTATCGGGCTCGTCGCCAAGGGCGGGGCGGACGATCCGCCACGTGCCTGCGAGGATGTCACCTGGGCTCAGTGGGCTCATGCCGGGGAGTGTAGACTGGATGGGCCCCTGGGTTGGCGGGGTCTCTTCTCGAATTGGCGTCCAGCCTCCAACCGGACACGCGGTAGCCTGACTGCCCCTCCAGCGAGCGAGTGATGACGGACAAGGGCTCACCCCAGGAACTGGAAGAGCGGTTGGCGCTGACCGCGCCCGAGGACACCCTCCGGGGCTTCTTCTTCACCGGGGTGTTGGAGCAGGTGCGGCCCCTGGGCGACCCGGAACTGCTGCGCCGCTGCGTGGAGGCGGCGGGCGGGGACCGGTTCATGTTCTTCTTCAGCTACTCCGCGAAGGCCATGACGCGGCTCTTGTACACGGCGGCCTGGTCCCTGCGGGGGTCCCAGGGGGACTTCGGCCAGGTGATGCGGCACCTGGGCCAGGAAATCGCTCCGGACTACCTGGAGTCCGGGGCGGGGCGGGTGCTGGTGCTGCTGTCCGGAGGTGAGCCGCGGCGGCTGCTCAATGGTTTTCCCTCGGCCTACCGCACCGCGGTGCGGCATGGGGACTGTCTGGTGACGTGGATGGGACCGAACGCCGCGCGCGTCACCATCCAGGGCAGCCCCCTGCCGGCCGAGTATTACGAGGGCGCGGTGCGGGGCGTCTTCGCGTGCACCAAGGTCGCCCAGGTAGCGACCGTGTCGCGGCAGGTCAGCCTGCTGCTCACCGAGGTCGACGTGTCATGGTAGGGGGAGCGACATGCGGCGAGTCGTGGAACTCAAGGAGATGGGGGGCCAGGGCCCCCGAGTGTTGATGTTGCCCGGCCTGGGGGCGCGAGGCGCGGGCTTCGAGGCGCTCTCCGCCCGGCTCTCGCGGGTGTCGCGGCCCCTGCTCGTCGAATACCCCGAGGGCCCTCATGCGGCGCGGGGCGCGGGAGCGCTCGCGAACGAAGTGCTCTCGGCCGCGGGCCCCGTGGACGCGGTGGTGGCGAGCTCCTTCGGCGGCATGGTGGCCGCGCACCTGGCCGTGGCGGGCGCCGTGCGCGGCGTGGCCTTCCTCGGCTCCTTCACCCGGCCCGAGCACCTGGGGCCGCGCGGCCGTTTGATCTCGATGATGGGACCCATCGCGGTGCTGGGACGGCCGGGTCCCCTGTCGGCGGCCCTGGCCTCGTGGAAGCCCATCGCCTTCTCCCGGGTGCCCGAGGTGGTGCCCACCACGCGGCTCGAGCGGATGACCACGCTCCACCGCGCCTTCGCCATCCCGCGCGAGCCTCCTCCGCCACCGCTGCGCGAGCTGTCCGTGTCGTGCGTGTGCATCCAGGGCAGCCACGACGTGCTGGTCCCCGCGGCCTCCATGGCGCGGCTGGCGGCCTCGCTGCCACCGGGCACGCCCCAGCATCTGCTGCGGGGCGCGGGCCACGTGCCCTACTTCACCCACCCCGAGGACTGCGCGCGCCTGCTCACCCCATGGCTCGCGGCGCTGGCGCCCCCGGCGGAAGTGTCCTCGGCGGCGTAAGGTGCTTCAGGCCTCCTCGACCGCGGCCTCGGCGAGCTTGAAGGCCTCGAGCACCGCGGCGGAGGCGCGGTCCAGGTACTTGCCCTTGCGGATGAGCAGTCCGATGGGCCGCGACACCACGCCCTCGGCGAAGGGCTTGGACACGAGCGAGCCCTGCGCCACCTCGGCCGACACCGTGGCCATGGGCAGGATGGCCACGCCGATGCCCATCTCCACCGCGCGCTTGATGGTCTCGACGTTGTCGATCTCCATCACCGGATTCAGGTCCAGGTTCTTCTCGCGCACGAGCCTGTCCAGCGCCTTGCGCGTGGGGGCCTCGCGGTCGAAGGCGATGAAGGGCACGCCGGAGAGCGCCGTGAGGCTCACCTTGCTCTTGGTGGCGAAGGGGTGGTTGGGGGCGCACACCACCGCCAGCTTGTCGTCGCGGAAGGGGTGGATGTCCACGCCCGCGCGCGGCTGCGGGTAGGCGACGATGCCAATCTCCGCCGCGCCCAGGATGACGTCGTCGTACACCTGATCATTGCGCCGGTAGTTCAGGCGCATGTTCACCTTGGGGTGCGTCTTGAGCAGCTGCTTCTGCACATTGCGCAGCTCGTGCAGACCCACCGAATAGATGGTGGACACCGTCGTGGTGCCTTGCACCTCGGTGGACTGCTCGCGGATCTCCTGCTCTACCTCGGAGAAGCGGGCGAGGATCTCCTTGCACCCCCGGAACAGGCGCTCGCCGGCGGGCGTCGGAGTCACCTGCCGCGCGCTGCGCGACAGCAACTTCTGCTCGTACCGGTTCTCCAGGGCGCGGATCTGCTGACTCACCGCCGACTGCGTCACGTGGTTGAGCTGCGCGGCTCGCGAGAAGGAACCCGTCTCCACCACGTCACAGAACATCTTCAGGGATTCAAGCTGCATAGGGAGGTGCCCTCCTAACCGAAGCCTTATGACGTGGCCAGCCATAATTAGCGGTTCTACGTCCACCGCCAAGATGGCTTCACCCGGTCACCCATCCGGTTGAACACCAAGGGTCAGGCGGCGGGCGTGCTCTTCTTGGGGCGCGCCAGCAGCACCCCGCCGGCGATGCCGAGCGCCAGGAGTCCGGCCCCCATCAACGACTGGAAGCGGCCCATCTCCACCGCGGCATCGCGGGCGAAGCCGCACTGCACGTTGGACAGGTCCGTGCAGTCCACGGGAGCCACGCGCGTGTACAGCCCGATGATCAACAGGGCGAGCCCGCCCAGCAGCATGCCTCCACTCAATCCCAGCAGGGCGGCGCGGAGCAGCCCCCTGGCCGCCCCCGTGTCCTGGGCGTTCTTGGCTTCTGATTGCATGGGAGTGGACGCTAGCTCCCGTGGCCTCCGGGCGCCACATCCCGCGTATGCTGCGGCCCATGCGAATCCTCTACGGTGTCGTCGGCGAAGGCATGGGGCACGCCACCCGCTCTCGCGTTCTGCTCGAGGAACTCACCCGCGAGCACGAGGTGCAGATCGTCGTCTCCGGACGCGCCAAGGACTACCTGGCCAAGCGCTTCGAGCACGTGCACGGCATCTGGGGGCTCACCCTGGCCTATGAGGGCAACTCGGTGAAGAAGCTGCAGACGCTCCTGCAGAACGTCACCGGGGCGGTGAAGGGCTGGCCGCACAACATCCGCCAGTACTTCGAGCTGGTGGAGAGCTTCAAGCCGGACGTGGTGGTGAGCGACTTCGAGAGCTTCAGCTACCTCTTCGGCCGCAATCACCGCCTGCCCGTCATCAGCGTGGACAACATGCAGATCATCAACCGGTGCAGTCACGCGCCGGAGCTGCTCGCGGGTTGGGAGGACGCGTTCGAGGGCACACGCGCGCTCGTGAAGTCGAAGCTCCCCGGGTGCTTCCACTACCTGACCACCACGTTCTTCTATCCGCCCGTGCGCAAGGAGCGCACGACGCTGCTGCCCTCCATCCTCCGGCCGGAAATCCTCGCCGCGAAGTCCGAGCCCGGCGAGCACCTGCTCGTCTATCAGACCTCCACCACCAACACCGCGCTGCCGGACATCCTCAAGCAGAGCGGACTGCCCTGCCACATCTACGGTCTGCGGCGCGATCTCACCGAGGACCTGCGCGATGGCAACCTGCTCTACCGTCCGTTCAGCGAGAAGGGCTTCATCGATGACCTGCGCACCGCGCGCGCGGTGGTGGCCGGGGGCGGCTACACGCTCATGAGCGAGGCGGTCTACCTGCACAAGCCCATGCTCGCGCTGCCCGTGCAGGGCCAGTTCGAACAGGTGCTCAACGCCCTCTACCTGGAGAAGCTGGGCTACGGCATGTACGCGCCCACGCTCACCCTGGACGGACTGAAGGACTTCCTCCAGCGCGTCCCCCGGTGCGAGGAGGCCTTGAAGGGCTACGAGCAGGAGGGGAACGTGAAGATGATCGCCGCCCTGCGGGAACAGCTCGCCCGCGCCGCCGAGGACAAGGGCCACTGGTGGGACACCGCGGAGCGCGACGGGCTCGTGAAGAGCTGAGGCCCCTCTCGTCCGCTCGCCTGCTGTCCGGTCAACCCAGACGAGTGGGCTGGCGCCAGTGCCCGCCCTCCCTAACTTCCCTTCACCACAAGGGAGGCGACCATGGATTACAAGAAGCCGGGGACCGGGAAGGTGAAGGAAGCCCTCAAGCGTGATTGGGAGCAGACCAAGCACGACCTCAACAAGAAGAAGGGCACGGACCTGAATCAGGACGTGGGCGACACCGTGAAGCAGGCCACGGGCAAGGAGCCGGTGCCGCCTCCCTTCGTGCCGAACATCGACAAGAAGTAGTCCGCTTCGGCGCGTCGGTCATGGGCTCCCCCCGGGTTTTCCCGAGGGGAGCTCTTCCTTTTTGCTCCACCCACCGTTCAGTGGAGCCGTTCTCAGTGCAGCAGTTCGTTATTGCGCTGGGCCGCCCACCGCGTGAGCTGCGTCACCCATGAGCGGGTGAGGGGCGTCTCGCTGTCGCTGCCGCGGAAGCGCTCGGTGCTGCCATCCTGCGGCAGCATCCGGTTGAACTGGGCCAGCATCGCCGCCGTCATGTTGGGGGCCAATGTCCGGGCCAGGGCCGCGACCTTCGCCGAGAGCCCCACCAGTGCCTCCGCGTCACCCCGGCGGCAGGCCTCGAGGATCTTCCGCGCCGCCCGCTCCGCGCTCATCGACGTGCCCGGCAGGGAATCGCCCAGGACGAACCACGCGTACTCCGCCTCGTGGTCGCCCTTGAAGAACGCGTTGGGCGGGCTGCCCGTGCGCATCAACCCCGGACACACCGTCGTCACCAGGATGCCGTCCTGTGCCAGCTCCACGCGCAGCCCGTCCGACAATCCCGCCAGCGCGAACTTGCTCGCGCTGTAGGGCAGCAGGTGCGGCACGCTCACGCGCCCGCCAATGGACGACACGTTCACGATGCGTCCCCAGCCCCGTCGCTTCATCTCCGGCAGCACCGCCAGGGTCGTGTACAGCGGTCCCCAGAAGTGCACGTTCATCGCCTCGTCGAAGTCCTCCTCGTTCATGGACTCCAATGGCCCCACCTGGATGAGGCCGGCGTTGTTCACCAGCACATCCACCGCGCCGAAGCGCTCGTGCACCCGGGACACCATCGCCTCCACCTGTACGCGATCCGTCACGTCGCAGGGAATGGCCATCACCTCGCCACCGGCGCGTTGCAACTCGTCCCGGGCACGCGCCAGCTCCACCTCTTCCCGAGCGCAGAGCACCACCCGGGCGCCCTCGGCCACGAACTGCCTTGCCATCACCAATCCCAGTCCCCGCGAGCCACCCGTCACCAGCACCGTGCGCCCCGAAAAGCTCACGTGCTGTTTGCGCAGGGCCCTCAACCCCATCACCGCGCTCATCCCCGCGGCGGCCAGGGCCCCCAGCGTGATGCGCGATGCGTCCTTCTTGTTCCGTCGAGCCATGGGTTGTCCTCCCGGTTGGGTTCAGGGCGCGATGGCGCCCGAGGAAGTGGATTCGGAGCGGATGAGCTGCCTCAGCAGGGGCCTCAGCACGGACTCCAGTGCGTCCTCGCCCATGACGCGCAACCGCATGACGAGCGCGCCGTCATAGAGGAGGTAGGCCGGCGTCCCCTCCACGCCATACGCCGTGGCCATGGAGCCGTCATCCGCCGCCACGGGGTGGCGGAAGCCCAGCCGCTTCGCCAAGGTCTCCAGACGGTTCGTATCCAGTGCGCGCCCACGCTCCTCGCCAGGCAGTGGCACGTGCACGCTGATGACCTGGAGTCCCAGGGGTTGGAACTCCTCCAGCAGGGATTTGAACCGGGAGAGCCGGGCCCGGCTGCCCACGTCCCGTTCGTTCCAGAAGTGCAGGAGCACGGGCCGGCCGTGCAGTTGGTGGACGTGCACCGGGGCGTTGATCCAACCGCCTTCGGGATCCAGCAGAGTCAATGGAACGTCGAGTGCGGACATGAGCGGACCTCGCGTGGGTGTGGGACTCCGCTCAAGCTATGCATCCGTTGTTGTGCGGCCGACACCCGTGCTTCCCCGCTTGTCCTCCCTCCAGACCGAAGGGGGCGCGCTATCCGCTTGATCTTCCAGGAGGTTTCGACGCAGGCGCCCCCCAGCAAGCCGTTCAGGGTAAACAGGTTCGACGCATTGAGTCGGCAAAGCCAAACTTGTACGGAATCAAAGATTTCCGGTTTCTAAGAAAGCGTTCCTAGACTGGCTCCTCCGCTTGGCCGCCCGCCAGGCGGGTCCCCGCATTCCCTTCGAGCAGCAGGAGCCCCTTCATGAAGAACAAGTTCATCCACGTGGTCGCCGTGGCCGCCACCCTGGTTGGTGCCGAGGCCTCGGCCGCCATCAACTACTACACGCTGTGGATCCACGGTAAGAACGACAACAAGACCAAGGGCGGCAACTACACCGACTTTTCCTACTGGGGCCCGAGCAGCACCGCGGCTGGCGTGAACAAGAAGGCCGTCAACTGGAACGGCACCCAGAAGATCTCCGTCGAGAACTACCGCGTGCGTGACGCGCTCGACTGCTTCTGCACCGGCGACAACTGGTGCTACGT from Melittangium boletus DSM 14713 includes the following:
- a CDS encoding TlpA family protein disulfide reductase gives rise to the protein MSALDVPLTLLDPEGGWINAPVHVHQLHGRPVLLHFWNERDVGSRARLSRFKSLLEEFQPLGLQVISVHVPLPGEERGRALDTNRLETLAKRLGFRHPVAADDGSMATAYGVEGTPAYLLYDGALVMRLRVMGEDALESVLRPLLRQLIRSESTSSGAIAP
- a CDS encoding LysR family transcriptional regulator, translated to MQLESLKMFCDVVETGSFSRAAQLNHVTQSAVSQQIRALENRYEQKLLSRSARQVTPTPAGERLFRGCKEILARFSEVEQEIREQSTEVQGTTTVSTIYSVGLHELRNVQKQLLKTHPKVNMRLNYRRNDQVYDDVILGAAEIGIVAYPQPRAGVDIHPFRDDKLAVVCAPNHPFATKSKVSLTALSGVPFIAFDREAPTRKALDRLVREKNLDLNPVMEIDNVETIKRAVEMGIGVAILPMATVSAEVAQGSLVSKPFAEGVVSRPIGLLIRKGKYLDRASAAVLEAFKLAEAAVEEA
- a CDS encoding TIGR02265 family protein, whose product is MTDKGSPQELEERLALTAPEDTLRGFFFTGVLEQVRPLGDPELLRRCVEAAGGDRFMFFFSYSAKAMTRLLYTAAWSLRGSQGDFGQVMRHLGQEIAPDYLESGAGRVLVLLSGGEPRRLLNGFPSAYRTAVRHGDCLVTWMGPNAARVTIQGSPLPAEYYEGAVRGVFACTKVAQVATVSRQVSLLLTEVDVSW
- a CDS encoding alpha/beta fold hydrolase: MRRVVELKEMGGQGPRVLMLPGLGARGAGFEALSARLSRVSRPLLVEYPEGPHAARGAGALANEVLSAAGPVDAVVASSFGGMVAAHLAVAGAVRGVAFLGSFTRPEHLGPRGRLISMMGPIAVLGRPGPLSAALASWKPIAFSRVPEVVPTTRLERMTTLHRAFAIPREPPPPPLRELSVSCVCIQGSHDVLVPAASMARLAASLPPGTPQHLLRGAGHVPYFTHPEDCARLLTPWLAALAPPAEVSSAA
- a CDS encoding MJ1255/VC2487 family glycosyltransferase — its product is MRILYGVVGEGMGHATRSRVLLEELTREHEVQIVVSGRAKDYLAKRFEHVHGIWGLTLAYEGNSVKKLQTLLQNVTGAVKGWPHNIRQYFELVESFKPDVVVSDFESFSYLFGRNHRLPVISVDNMQIINRCSHAPELLAGWEDAFEGTRALVKSKLPGCFHYLTTTFFYPPVRKERTTLLPSILRPEILAAKSEPGEHLLVYQTSTTNTALPDILKQSGLPCHIYGLRRDLTEDLRDGNLLYRPFSEKGFIDDLRTARAVVAGGGYTLMSEAVYLHKPMLALPVQGQFEQVLNALYLEKLGYGMYAPTLTLDGLKDFLQRVPRCEEALKGYEQEGNVKMIAALREQLARAAEDKGHWWDTAERDGLVKS
- a CDS encoding SDR family NAD(P)-dependent oxidoreductase, producing the protein MARRNKKDASRITLGALAAAGMSAVMGLRALRKQHVSFSGRTVLVTGGSRGLGLVMARQFVAEGARVVLCAREEVELARARDELQRAGGEVMAIPCDVTDRVQVEAMVSRVHERFGAVDVLVNNAGLIQVGPLESMNEEDFDEAMNVHFWGPLYTTLAVLPEMKRRGWGRIVNVSSIGGRVSVPHLLPYSASKFALAGLSDGLRVELAQDGILVTTVCPGLMRTGSPPNAFFKGDHEAEYAWFVLGDSLPGTSMSAERAARKILEACRRGDAEALVGLSAKVAALARTLAPNMTAAMLAQFNRMLPQDGSTERFRGSDSETPLTRSWVTQLTRWAAQRNNELLH